A single genomic interval of Celeribacter indicus harbors:
- a CDS encoding glycosyltransferase has protein sequence MKVGIVLGLHAPFPYIAAQIASIRNQSHGDWMLLLRDDGPPAPETGRLRKEIGGDARIVYRSVRSAGFVSNFLSGLCDLPDDCDAAALSDQDDIWHPTKLARAVRALSDAPDGPALYCARRNILTAGGVTAVSRLYRHPPSFANALVENIAPGNTIVMNRAALRLARETADLGRDVFAHDWWLYQLITGVGGTVLHDPVPVLDYRQHEANLLGAGERGGRWFGNRLRVLGGAYRERLDRHCAALACLEERLTPENRALLAAFESARGRRGAPERVLAMVRLPVRRQGMLSQIGFLSAVGLNRV, from the coding sequence GTGAAGGTCGGGATCGTCCTGGGACTGCACGCTCCCTTTCCTTACATCGCCGCCCAGATCGCCTCCATCCGGAACCAGAGCCACGGCGACTGGATGCTCCTGCTCCGGGACGACGGCCCGCCCGCGCCGGAGACCGGGAGGCTTCGGAAAGAGATCGGGGGTGATGCCCGGATCGTCTACAGATCCGTCCGGTCCGCCGGATTCGTGTCCAATTTCCTTTCCGGGCTGTGCGACCTTCCCGATGATTGCGATGCGGCCGCCCTGTCGGATCAGGATGACATCTGGCACCCGACCAAGCTTGCACGCGCGGTGCGCGCCCTCTCTGACGCGCCGGACGGTCCCGCGCTCTATTGCGCACGCCGCAACATCCTCACCGCGGGAGGTGTCACCGCCGTGTCGCGGCTCTACCGCCACCCGCCCTCTTTCGCGAATGCGCTGGTTGAGAATATCGCGCCGGGCAACACGATCGTGATGAACCGCGCGGCGCTCCGCCTCGCACGGGAGACCGCCGATTTGGGGAGGGATGTCTTCGCCCATGACTGGTGGCTCTACCAGTTGATCACCGGGGTTGGCGGCACCGTCCTGCACGATCCCGTTCCGGTTCTCGACTATCGCCAGCACGAGGCCAACCTGCTCGGCGCGGGCGAGCGCGGTGGACGCTGGTTCGGCAACCGGCTGCGCGTTCTGGGCGGTGCCTATCGTGAGCGACTCGATCGGCATTGCGCCGCCCTCGCATGTCTTGAAGAGCGGCTGACGCCGGAGAACCGCGCGCTTCTGGCAGCGTTCGAAAGCGCCCGCGGCCGGCGTGGCGCTCCGGAGCGGGTTCTGGCGATGGTGCGTCTGCCCGTCCGGCGACAGGGCATGCTGTCGCAGATCGGCTTCCTGTCGGCCGTGGGGCTGAACCGTGTCTGA
- a CDS encoding glycosyltransferase — translation MIGGSGQPSGVPAFILGMVEALGPEVECVVVSEADRGGYSRLPALGVRHVALEGLASSFNPLTYGKARRNLARTIADERPDLVWAHARAAVHLCRELFSGTPPVQTRLAVSLHGLPFDPGHRRMLRLLSLRVEARHLRHTQPHHIHLLTEGDAALYRRMLGRVTERHALHILGTTSHRRLAPAPAPRPASGTPLRLIMTTRPGYQKNLVAAAHLVAALRVPWRLDLYGSGTDSPRLVRAFRRVLGASISSVGFHGAVSDVGAALDRADLYLSTSRYEGMSIGVHEAFQAGLPLALSDIHGNRIFLATHPFATALPAGRPQEAARRIENLWAPLREFPDHRAEAGRAWHRHFAPEQWTSRAHNMLRAMLSDPLP, via the coding sequence ATGATCGGCGGCTCTGGGCAGCCCTCCGGCGTACCGGCCTTCATCCTCGGCATGGTCGAGGCGCTCGGGCCGGAGGTCGAATGCGTCGTGGTTTCCGAGGCGGATCGCGGCGGATATTCCCGCCTGCCCGCCCTTGGCGTGCGTCATGTGGCGCTGGAGGGGCTGGCGAGCTCGTTCAACCCGCTGACCTACGGCAAGGCGCGCCGCAACCTGGCGCGGACCATCGCCGACGAACGCCCCGATCTGGTCTGGGCGCATGCGCGTGCGGCCGTGCATCTGTGCCGCGAACTGTTTTCCGGTACGCCCCCGGTGCAAACACGTCTTGCGGTCAGCCTGCACGGCCTGCCCTTCGACCCCGGACACCGCCGGATGCTCCGCCTGCTGTCCCTGCGTGTCGAGGCGCGCCATCTGCGCCACACGCAGCCGCATCACATCCACCTCCTGACGGAGGGGGACGCGGCGCTCTACCGTCGGATGCTCGGCCGGGTGACGGAGCGCCACGCGTTGCACATCCTCGGCACCACCTCCCACCGTCGCCTCGCGCCCGCCCCGGCGCCGCGCCCCGCTTCGGGGACGCCGCTGCGGCTGATCATGACGACGCGTCCGGGATATCAGAAGAACCTCGTGGCCGCCGCACATCTGGTGGCTGCGTTGCGCGTCCCCTGGCGGCTGGATCTCTACGGCAGCGGTACGGACTCGCCCCGGCTGGTTCGCGCCTTCCGGCGAGTCCTGGGTGCCTCGATCTCCTCCGTCGGCTTCCATGGTGCGGTGTCCGACGTCGGAGCGGCGCTCGACCGAGCGGATCTCTACCTCTCCACCTCGCGCTACGAAGGGATGTCCATCGGCGTGCATGAGGCTTTCCAGGCGGGTCTGCCCCTTGCGTTGAGCGACATCCACGGCAACCGCATCTTTCTTGCGACCCATCCCTTCGCGACCGCCCTGCCGGCCGGGCGGCCCCAAGAGGCGGCGCGTCGGATCGAAAACCTCTGGGCCCCTCTGCGGGAATTTCCCGATCACCGGGCAGAGGCGGGCCGGGCCTGGCACAGGCATTTCGCTCCCGAGCAATGGACGAGCCGCGCGCACAACATGCTGCGCGCGATGCTGTCCGATCCGCTTCCGTAA